From a region of the Castanea sativa cultivar Marrone di Chiusa Pesio chromosome 10, ASM4071231v1 genome:
- the LOC142612802 gene encoding flavonoid 3'-monooxygenase CYP75B137-like: MTLFSDLLHGLSHGNHQLSCSLLTLFIVIFTLSWYAWLYNPNKSHKRTSPHPLPPGPRGVPLFGNLLSLDPELHSYFAGLAQIYGPIYKLRLGNKLGIVLVVTSPSMARQVLKDQDVTFANRDPTEAGRAATYGGSDIAWTSYGPEWRMLRKVCVLKLLSNTTLDSVYTLRRKQVRETVGYLYSRVGSPVNIGEQMFLTVLNAITNMLWGGTVEGEERSRLGAEFREVMSKMMEISVKPNISDFYPGLARFDLQGIKRQMDGLARRFDQIFDAIIDQRLKIDEEGGSKGKDSKDFLSFLLKLKDEGDSKTPLNVTKVKALLMDMVVGGTDTSSNTIEFAMAEIMNNPEVTRKIQQELETVVGKDNIVEEFHIHNLPYLHAVMKETLRLHPALPFLVPHCPSETCIVGGYTIPKGSQVFVNVWAIQRDPSIWENPLNFDPERFLNSKWDYSGSDFNYFPFGSGRRICVGVAMAERMVMYSLATLLHSFDWKLPQGEELDFTEKFGIGLKKKIPLVGIPTPRLIDVSSYE; the protein is encoded by the exons ATGACTCTCTTCTCAGATCTTCTCCACGGTCTTAGCCATGGAAATCACCAACTTTCATGCTCACTCCTCACTCTCTTTATTGTCATCTTTACGCTCTCCTGGTACGCATGGCTTTACAACCCCAACAAATCTCACAAAAGGACCTCTCCACACCCACTGCCGCCAGGTCCACGTGGCGTCCCGTTATTCGGCAACCTCCTCTCTCTCGACCCAGAGCTTCACTCCTACTTCGCTGGCCTAGCCCAAATCTACGGGCCCATCTACAAGCTCCGTCTCGGCAACAAGCTTGGCATCGTGCTCGTGGTCACCTCACCTTCCATGGCTCGCCAAGTGCTCAAAGACCAAGATGTCACCTTTGCAAACCGTGACCCGACCGAAGCGGGTCGGGCTGCTACCTATGGTGGGTCCGATATAGCATGGACCTCATATGGGCCGGAGTGGCGGATGTTGAGAAAAGTTTGTGTGCTCAAGTTGCTTAGTAATACAACGTTGGACTCTGTTTACACGCTTCGTCGGAAACAGGTTCGGGAAACTGTTGGGTACCTTTATAGTCGGGTCGGGTCGCCCGTGAACATCGGGGAGCAGATGTTCTTGACGGTGCTGAACGCGATTACCAACATGTTGTGGGGTGGAACAGTGGAGGGGGAAGAGAGGTCTAGGCTAGGGGCAGAGTTCAGAGAAGTGATGTCAAAGATGATGGAGATTTCGGTGAAGCCCAACATCTCGGATTTTTATCCGGGTTTGGCCCGGTTTGACTTGCAAGGCATAAAAAGGCAGATGGATGGGTTGGCCCGAAGGTTTGATCAGATCTTTGATGCTATTATTGATCAACGGCTGAAGATTGATGAAGAAGGTGGAAGCAAAGGCAAGGACAGTAAGGATTTTTTGTcgtttttgttgaaattaaaggATGAAGGTGATTCCAAGACGCCTCTGAACGTGACCAAAGTCAAGGCCCTTCTCATG GATATGGTGGTTGGTGGGACAGACACATCCTCAAACACAATTGAGTTTGCCATGGCTGAAATTATGAATAACCCGGAGGTGACGAGGAAAATCCAACAAGAATTAGAGACTGTAGTTGGCAAAGATAACATTGTAGAAGAGTTCCACATTCACAATTTACCATACTTGCATGCTGTGATGAAAGAAACACTGCGGTTGCACCCAGCCTTGCCATTTTTAGTCCCTCATTGCCCTAGTGAGACGTGCATTGTGGGAGGTTACACCATTCCAAAAGGGTCTCAAGTCTTTGTGAATGTTTGGGCAATACAAAGAGACCCTTCTATTTGGGAAAATCCATTGAATtttgatccagagaggttcttgaATAGTAAATGGGACTATAGTGGAAGTGACTTCAATTATTTTCCATTTGGATCTGGCCGACGAATATGTGTTGGAGTAGCTATGGCTGAGAGGATGGTCATGTATTCACTTGCTACGCTTCTACATTCTTTTGATTGGAAATTGCCTCAAGGAGAGGAGTTGGACTTCACAGAAAAGTTTGGTATTGGACTGAAAAAGAAGATCCCTCTTGTTGGGATACCTACCCCAAGGTTGATTGATGTATCTTCGTATGAGTAA
- the LOC142612047 gene encoding uncharacterized protein LOC142612047, with the protein MTQKMKEKFSTFEIEHTPRSESRFADALAALGSQIFFEGDSTRIEVSKRKESIIEVLKEKFQEKQCEEDWRNPTREILMKEGEPAELKVLKDYALVRGELYRRMPSGVLSRCMGQEGAQRKLREVHDKTCGSSGEINLYCKLQRAGFYWSSMGKDADQVQVQVQCETCQLVADREESYTVFVSED; encoded by the coding sequence ATGACCCAGAAGATGAAGGAAAAGTTTTCGACCTTTGAAATAGAGCATACTCCGAGGAGCGAAAGCCGGTTCGCAGATGCATTGGCCGCGTTAGGCTCACAAATATTCTTCGAAGGTGATAGCACCAGGATAGAAGTCAGCAAGAGGAAAGAGTCTATTATCGAAGTATTGAAAGAAAAGTTCCAGGAGAAACAATGTGAAGAAGATTGGCGGAATCCTACAAGGGAGATCTTGATGAAGGAAGGAGAACCTGCGGAGTTAAAGGTACTAAAGGATTACGCCTTAGTAAGAGGAGAGCTTTACCGCAGGATGCCAAGTGGGGTCTTGTCTAGATGCATGGGGCAAGAGGGGGCTCAAAGAAAGTTGAGGGAAGTGCATGATAAGACTTGTGGATCTAGTGGAGAGATCAACCTTTACTGTAAACTTCAAAGAGCAGGCTTTTATTGGTCGAGTATGGGAAAAGATGCGGACCAAGTCCAAGTCCAAGTCCAATGCGAGACCTGCCAGCTTGTGGCAGATAGGGAAGAAAGCTATACTGTGTTTGTCAGTGAAGACTAG